A single window of Nicotiana sylvestris chromosome 5, ASM39365v2, whole genome shotgun sequence DNA harbors:
- the LOC138868982 gene encoding uncharacterized protein, translated as MYTRFTTLTNELMSLGRIILKEDKVEKILTRVLPVTWESKITAMQESKNIATLKLDELIGNLTAYELRRQTMKMDSPKKERSPTLRIVEGADLEDDEMTMITRDFKKYLIRGKSSSRDEDSEDEAGDEQAIMAIGESDNEQEFEIISNEKEHLSRKSVILKAKCKNLELRASERDNKNTEFKNQVFELDTTILELKSENLKLKLGTGKKKVDHTHLTLEENLGKMKDELYKRDEPIRVLKEDLGKVKHELDRTCKWNKSSDALSWL; from the exons atgtacacaaggttcacaacactaacaaatgaacttatgtctcttggaagaattatccttaaagaagacaaggttgagaaaatcttgacaagggtcttgccagtaacttgggaaagcaaaatcactgctatgcAGGAATCTAAGAATATTGCTACTCTCAAATtggatgagctgattggaaacctcactgcctatgaactgagaaggcaaaccatgaagatggattcacccaagaaggaaagaagcccGACTCTAAGAATAGTTGAAGGTGCAGActtagaggatgatgaaatgactatgatcacaagggatttcaagaagtacctaataaGAGGAAAGAGTTCTTCAAGAG atgaggattcagaagatgaagctggagatgaacaagcaatTATGGCAATTGGAGAATCAGACAATGAACAAGAG TTTGAGATCATAAGCAATGAGAAGGAACATCTGTCTAGGAAAAgtgtgatcctaaaagccaagtgcaaaaatttGGAACTCAGGGCTAGTGAAAGAGACAATAAAAATACTGAGTTTAAGAACCAGGTTtttgaacttgacaccactatCTTAGAACTTAAATCTGAAAatctaaaactgaaattaggaacaggtaaaaagaaagttgatcacacacatctcacattagaagaaaatctaggaaaaatgaaggatgagttgtacaagagAGATGAGCcgataagagtcctaaaagaagatctaggcaaggtgaagcatgaactagacagaacttgcaaatggaataagtccTCTGATGCACTGTCCTGGCTATAA